A genomic region of Pseudomonadota bacterium contains the following coding sequences:
- a CDS encoding replication-associated recombination protein A, giving the protein MELFKDTDLYEINSRKPLADRMRPKSLNDFVGQGHILGEGKLLKILLEKKDVPSLILWGPSGVGKTTIGWIIGKELNLPFISLSAVNIGIKEVKEAIQKSKLRKIILFIDEFHRFNKLQQDTFLPHVENGDIILIGATTENPSFEIISPLLSRMKVLTLNPLTVDEMVVIIKRVLKEDIELKTSSLHIDEHTMEELAGLANGDARKALNLLEVCYKMVKKSGEGELVINQDVLKEAYQRNIAVYDKKGEMHYDLISAFHKSMRGSDPDAALYWLARMIEGGEEPLYILRRMVRFASEDIGNADPYALTLTISATEAFKFIGPPEGYLAIAQACIYLSLCEKSNAVYIAYNSVSKDARSLPEYPVPMHIRNAPTKLMGDLGYSDGYLYPHNFDDAIVKQSYFPDEMKSKRYYHPTGRGFEKKLKEFMEKVKLVYSERKR; this is encoded by the coding sequence ATGGAATTATTTAAAGACACTGACCTTTATGAAATAAATTCTCGAAAACCTCTTGCCGACAGGATGAGGCCTAAGAGCCTTAATGATTTTGTCGGTCAGGGGCATATTCTCGGCGAAGGGAAGCTCCTTAAAATTCTCCTTGAAAAAAAGGATGTACCCTCTCTTATTCTATGGGGACCAAGCGGAGTCGGAAAAACTACAATAGGGTGGATTATCGGTAAAGAATTGAATCTTCCCTTCATATCATTGAGTGCGGTGAATATCGGTATAAAAGAGGTCAAAGAAGCTATACAAAAATCAAAATTACGTAAGATCATACTTTTTATTGATGAGTTCCACAGGTTCAATAAACTCCAGCAGGACACATTCCTCCCGCACGTTGAAAACGGCGACATAATCCTCATTGGCGCAACAACGGAAAACCCTTCTTTTGAGATCATCTCCCCGCTGCTTTCACGAATGAAGGTGCTGACGTTAAACCCGCTTACTGTTGACGAAATGGTGGTGATCATAAAAAGGGTCTTGAAGGAAGACATTGAATTAAAGACATCATCCCTGCACATTGACGAACATACAATGGAAGAACTTGCAGGCCTTGCCAACGGTGATGCGAGAAAGGCGCTAAATCTCCTGGAAGTGTGCTACAAAATGGTTAAAAAGTCGGGGGAAGGTGAATTGGTTATCAATCAGGATGTGCTGAAAGAGGCATATCAGAGGAATATCGCCGTATATGATAAAAAAGGCGAGATGCATTACGATCTCATCAGCGCCTTTCATAAGAGCATGAGGGGCTCAGACCCGGATGCAGCACTGTACTGGCTTGCACGTATGATCGAAGGCGGCGAAGAACCGTTATACATATTGAGGCGAATGGTACGGTTTGCATCGGAAGATATAGGTAATGCCGATCCTTATGCCTTAACACTTACAATTTCGGCAACAGAGGCGTTCAAGTTTATCGGTCCACCGGAAGGCTACCTTGCCATTGCACAGGCCTGTATATACCTTTCTTTGTGCGAGAAGAGCAATGCAGTCTACATTGCATACAACAGCGTAAGCAAGGACGCAAGAAGCCTGCCTGAGTATCCTGTCCCCATGCACATAAGAAATGCACCCACAAAACTTATGGGAGATCTGGGATACAGCGATGGCTATCTCTACCCCCATAATTTTGATGATGCAATAGTCAAACAATCGTACTTCCCCGATGAAATGAAAAGCAAGAGATATTACCATCCGACAGGCAGGGGTTTCGAAAAAAAACTGAAAGAATTTATGGAAAAGGTAAAACTGGTTTATAGCGAAAGAAAAAGGTAG
- a CDS encoding diguanylate cyclase — MELNLENNIGKKRLKLYILLGAIIWTCIIVVSLMWNIQQSKIQTITKADVMARLSFDKDASFRIWATFHGGVYVPITEETKPNTYLNIPDRDIETKNNKSLTLMNPAYIMRQYYEMFEKKDGVKGHITSLKPLRPENIPDPWEEKSLKTFEQGIKEATTIQTIGNTEYVRLMKPFIVTKGCLKCHSAQGYSEGDIRGGISTSVPMAPLRSLERDRIITFIRIHSFFWLIGISGIAIFGKQIIKKENKRYEAEEKIIYERNRFQTFLERSPFGIMLIGDNNLILYVNPKFTEIFGYMYDDIPDGKTWFKKAFPDDEYRQNVISTWKDDLKAARIGEKRLRTFIATCKDRTEKVIDFITVQLESGEHLMTLEDRTELHRYQENLAYSAIHDALTSLLNRRSLEEILDRSIAKAKRKITSSLLYMDLDNFKDVNDTVGHSAGDDALIILTGILKEALRTEDIVFRVGGDEFAVLLEGIGIEEALPAAERLRASVEMHIFKFDGHVFPLSLSIGLIEIDGALTISELLSRADAAMYRAKKEGKNRIVQA, encoded by the coding sequence AAAAGAGGCTCAAACTCTATATTCTTCTCGGGGCCATTATATGGACATGTATTATCGTTGTCTCTCTGATGTGGAATATCCAACAGTCAAAAATACAAACCATTACGAAAGCTGATGTCATGGCCCGCCTCTCTTTTGATAAAGACGCCTCTTTCCGAATATGGGCTACCTTCCATGGAGGGGTATACGTGCCTATAACCGAAGAGACAAAACCTAATACATACCTTAATATTCCTGATCGTGATATTGAAACCAAAAACAACAAATCGCTCACGCTAATGAATCCCGCTTACATAATGCGTCAATACTACGAAATGTTTGAAAAAAAAGATGGGGTGAAAGGACATATCACAAGCCTCAAACCGCTACGTCCTGAAAATATCCCCGATCCATGGGAAGAGAAATCCCTCAAAACCTTTGAACAAGGTATAAAAGAAGCCACGACAATTCAAACGATTGGCAATACCGAGTATGTGAGGCTCATGAAACCATTCATCGTAACCAAAGGATGTCTTAAATGTCACAGCGCACAAGGATATAGCGAAGGCGACATCCGGGGAGGCATCAGCACTTCAGTCCCGATGGCGCCCCTACGTTCGCTTGAACGTGACCGGATTATTACATTCATAAGAATTCACTCGTTCTTCTGGCTTATCGGCATAAGTGGGATTGCCATTTTTGGAAAACAGATTATAAAGAAAGAAAATAAACGCTACGAGGCAGAAGAAAAAATTATTTATGAACGTAACCGTTTTCAAACATTCTTGGAGAGATCGCCATTCGGTATTATGCTTATTGGTGATAACAATCTAATTTTATATGTCAATCCAAAGTTTACAGAAATCTTCGGATATATGTATGATGACATTCCTGATGGAAAAACATGGTTTAAGAAGGCGTTCCCTGATGATGAATACAGACAGAACGTAATCTCTACATGGAAAGATGATCTGAAGGCTGCCAGAATTGGCGAGAAAAGGCTCCGAACCTTTATTGCTACATGTAAAGACAGAACAGAAAAGGTTATAGATTTTATTACTGTACAGCTCGAATCAGGAGAACATTTAATGACACTCGAGGACAGGACAGAACTACATCGATACCAGGAAAATCTCGCATATTCCGCTATCCACGATGCCCTTACAAGTCTTTTAAACAGACGTTCATTAGAGGAAATTCTTGATCGTTCTATCGCTAAGGCAAAAAGGAAGATCACAAGTTCTCTCCTATATATGGACCTTGACAATTTCAAGGACGTAAACGATACGGTTGGCCACAGCGCCGGTGATGATGCGCTGATAATCCTTACCGGCATCCTCAAAGAAGCGCTGAGGACCGAAGACATCGTGTTTCGAGTAGGTGGTGATGAATTCGCCGTCCTCCTTGAGGGGATAGGTATAGAAGAAGCTCTCCCGGCAGCAGAACGTCTGCGTGCCTCTGTTGAGATGCATATCTTTAAATTTGACGGTCATGTTTTTCCCTTAAGCTTGAGCATAGGCCTCATCGAGATTGATGGGGCATTGACGATCAGCGAACTCCTCTCCAGAGCGGATGCTGCCATGTACCGGGCAAAAAAGGAGGGGAAAAACAGGATTGTGCAGGCATAG